The Paenibacillus swuensis genome contains the following window.
ATCCTACATTGAATTTAAGGTTTAACAGCTAATATTTCATGATCGCTGAGTTCCTGCAACCCGCAGGAAACGGGGGAACCATCGAGTGCGTCTTCGCAAGAAGCGCGCTCAGGGGTGAATCCGGAAGCAGGCCGCGGAAACACGCAGCTTCACAAGCTTCTGGTAGGGCGACTCTCACGCCCGAATCCGACAGCTAACCTCGTAAGCGTCCCGAGAGAGGCAACGACCATCGTGTTCGACACAGTCTGTTTAGCTGTGCCAGAAGCCGCGAGAAGAGTTCCTCTTCCCAAGGCTTCTTTTTTGTTGCCTTTTTTCTCGGGAAAGTACCGGGGTGTGGAGAATATCGTAGTTGTGAATACTGAGGAAGGGATCATCGTTTCTTAGCTGCCAAATTAATATGAGTAGAAAACCATAGGAGGATAATTTCATGTTAGACGTGTATATGATATGCCTTTTGGCAGGAACATTTCTGTTCATTTACGGCTTTATGTCCTTCTGCGACAAAGTTATTAACGATACCGGAGGCGACAAGTTATGACCATTATTCTCATATTCACCGTGTTGATCTTCGTTTACCTGCTATATGCTCTGGTTAATCCGGAGAAATTCTAAGTCTTACAGGAATGTTAAGGAGGATAAGAAGCAATGGGAATTCTGCAAATCGCAATCGTCATCGGCATCATTATGCTGTTGGTGAAGCCTGTCGGCACCTATCTGTATCATGTGTTCTCCAATGAACCGAATCGTACGGATCAAGTGTTCGGGTGGGCGGAGCGAATCATCTATGCATTAATCGGATTGAGAAATAGAGCGGGTATGACCTGGAAGAAGTACGCGCTAAGCTTCCTGATCACGAATATCGTGCTGACTGCTGTCTCCTATCTGATTCTTCGGTTTCAAAACGGTTTGCCGTGGAACCCGAACGAGATCGGCAATATGGAACAGACTCTCACGTTGAATACGGTCATTTCGTTTATGACCAATACGAACTTGCAGCATTACAGCGGTGAATCCGCGTTGACTTACTTCTCGCAGATGGTCGTCATCACGATGATGATGTTCACCTCCGCGGCGACCGGGTTCTCGGTTGCGATCGCGTTCATTCGCGGTCTTACGAAGAAAGGCACGACCATCGGAAATTTCTTCGAAGATTTTGTGAAGGCGCACACGCGTATTTTCATCCCTTTGGCATTTATCGTCACGTTGGTGCTTGTCGCGCTGAAAGTACCGCAAACGCTGGATCCTACACTGGCTATTACAACATTGGAAGGCGCCGCGCAAAGTATCGCGATCGGACCTGTGGCCGCGCTCGAATCCATTAAACATCTGGGTACCAACGGCGGCGGTTTCTTCGGCGTCAACTCGGCGCATCCGTTCGAGAATCCATCACCTTTGACCAATGTAATTGAAATCTTGTCCATGTGGATGCTACCGGCGGCGCTTCCTTACACCTACGGCTTATTCGCCAAGAACCGCAAACAAGGTTGGGTTGTATTCAGCGCGATGATGGCGCTCTTCCTGGTGTTTGTATCCATTGCTTATACAGCGGAACTGCGCGGGAACCCGGCGATCAACGCTATAGGCATCGATGCTTCTCAAGGCAGTATGGAAGGCAAAGAAGTGCGATTCGGTATTCCGCAGTCGGCTTTGTTTACGACAGTAACCGCGGCGGCGACAACCGGTACCGTCAATAATATGCATGATACGCTGACCCCGCTGGGCGGACTTGTGCCGATGGCTGAAATGATGTTAAACAGCGTCTTCGGAGGTAAAGGCGTCGGGTTAATCAATATGCTGATGTATGCCATCCTGGGTGTGTTTATTGCAGGTTTAATGGTGGGACGGACACCGGAGTTTCTCGGCCGCAAAATAGAGCCAAGGGAAATGAAACTCGTTGCGATCGCCATTCTCTCGCATGCTTTCATAATCCTGGTGCCGACGGCAGCTGCATTCATGTCTGAGCTTGGGAAAGCGGCGATCACGAACCCCGGCTTCCACGGCATTTCGCAGGTGTTGTATGAGTACACTTCATCGGCTGCCAATAACGGCTCCGGTTTTGAAGGCCTTGGCGATAACACGCCGTTCTGGAACATTACAACAGGGATTGTCATGTTGCTGGGCCGTTACATTTCGATGATTGCTATGCTGGCTGTGGCCGGATCCCTTGTGCGCAAGCAGTGGGTGCCGGAAACGGTCGGAACATTTAGAACAGACAACGTGCTGTTCTGGGGCATTTTGATAGGATCCGTCGTCATTATCGGCGCCCTGACCTTCTTGCCTGCTGTCGTACTGGGACCGATTGCCGAGCACTTGACGCTCCGCTAAAGAAGAGGTGATGAGAAGATGAATACGAACGAGAATCGAAGCCGCCAAAGTTTACTGTCGTCGGCCATCATAGGAAACGCAGTGAAAGACAGTTTTATTAAATTAAATCCGGTGACTATGATGAAAAATCCGGTGATGTTTGTCGTAGAAGTCGGAACGCTTGTTGTGTTGTTGATGATTATGGCGCCGGGATATTTCGGTGTGGATGAAGGGAATATAGGCTTTAACATTACCGTGTTTCTGATCTTGCTCTTCACGCTGCTGTTCGCGAACTTCGCGGAAGCCTTGGCCGAGGGCCGGGGTAAAGCACAGGCGGATTCCCTGAAGAAAACAAAACAGGAAGTGATGGCCAACAAGCTTGCAGGCGGCGCGGTCCGAAGAGTGCCGTCCACAGAGCTCCGTAAAGGAGACATCGTCGTCATCTCGCAAGGCGAACTGGTTCCCGGGGACGGGGAGGTTATTGAAGGCCTGGCCTCTATCGACGAATCGGCCATTACGGGAGAATCCGCTCCCGTCATTAAAGAGGCGGGCGGCGATTTCAGCTCTGTAACAGGCGGCACACGGGTCGTCTCCGATGAAATCAAGGTTCGCATTACCAGCGATCCCGGTGAATCCTTCATCGACCGCATGATTTCACTGGTTGAAGGCGCGCAGCGTCAAAAAACGCCGAATGAAATCGCGTTGAACACCCTGTTAACGTCATTAACCATTATCTTTTTGATCGTTGTTGTTACGTTGGCGCCGATCGCCAAATATCTGAACATCGAATTGGATGTGCCGGTGCTGATTGCTTTGCTGGTATGTCTAATTCCGACGACCATCGGCGGATTGCTATCCGCGATCGGGATTGCCGGTATGGACCGGGTTACCCAGTTTAATGTGCTGGCGATGTCCGGTAAAGCGGTTGAAGCGGCCGGAGACATCAATACGATGATTCTGGACAAAACCGGTACGATTACGTACGGAAACCGGATGGCGAGCAGCTTTATTCCTGTAGGCGGCGCGACTGTTGCGGACTTGGCCGATTGGGCGGCAATCTCCTCCATGAAAGACGAGACGCCGGAAGGCCGTTCGGTGCTGGAGTTGATGAAGAAACAAGGCCTTACTTATAATGAAGGATTGGGTAACGGCGGCGAGTTTATCGGATTTACCGCGGAAACCCGTATGAGCGGCGTGGATTTACCGGACGGACGTAAAGTGCGTAAAGGCGCTGTGGATGCGGTGAAACGTTGGGTGTCCGGTCAAGGCGGAAGCATCCCTGGTGAACTGGATATTCAAGGCAATAAAGTGGCAACGGAAGGCGGAACC
Protein-coding sequences here:
- the kdpF gene encoding K(+)-transporting ATPase subunit F codes for the protein MTIILIFTVLIFVYLLYALVNPEKF
- the kdpA gene encoding potassium-transporting ATPase subunit KdpA, whose translation is MGILQIAIVIGIIMLLVKPVGTYLYHVFSNEPNRTDQVFGWAERIIYALIGLRNRAGMTWKKYALSFLITNIVLTAVSYLILRFQNGLPWNPNEIGNMEQTLTLNTVISFMTNTNLQHYSGESALTYFSQMVVITMMMFTSAATGFSVAIAFIRGLTKKGTTIGNFFEDFVKAHTRIFIPLAFIVTLVLVALKVPQTLDPTLAITTLEGAAQSIAIGPVAALESIKHLGTNGGGFFGVNSAHPFENPSPLTNVIEILSMWMLPAALPYTYGLFAKNRKQGWVVFSAMMALFLVFVSIAYTAELRGNPAINAIGIDASQGSMEGKEVRFGIPQSALFTTVTAAATTGTVNNMHDTLTPLGGLVPMAEMMLNSVFGGKGVGLINMLMYAILGVFIAGLMVGRTPEFLGRKIEPREMKLVAIAILSHAFIILVPTAAAFMSELGKAAITNPGFHGISQVLYEYTSSAANNGSGFEGLGDNTPFWNITTGIVMLLGRYISMIAMLAVAGSLVRKQWVPETVGTFRTDNVLFWGILIGSVVIIGALTFLPAVVLGPIAEHLTLR
- the kdpB gene encoding potassium-transporting ATPase subunit KdpB → MNTNENRSRQSLLSSAIIGNAVKDSFIKLNPVTMMKNPVMFVVEVGTLVVLLMIMAPGYFGVDEGNIGFNITVFLILLFTLLFANFAEALAEGRGKAQADSLKKTKQEVMANKLAGGAVRRVPSTELRKGDIVVISQGELVPGDGEVIEGLASIDESAITGESAPVIKEAGGDFSSVTGGTRVVSDEIKVRITSDPGESFIDRMISLVEGAQRQKTPNEIALNTLLTSLTIIFLIVVVTLAPIAKYLNIELDVPVLIALLVCLIPTTIGGLLSAIGIAGMDRVTQFNVLAMSGKAVEAAGDINTMILDKTGTITYGNRMASSFIPVGGATVADLADWAAISSMKDETPEGRSVLELMKKQGLTYNEGLGNGGEFIGFTAETRMSGVDLPDGRKVRKGAVDAVKRWVSGQGGSIPGELDIQGNKVATEGGTPLAVAVDNQIFGVIYLKDTVKPGMRERFDQMRAMGIKTIMCTGDNPLTAATIAREAGVDDFIAESTPEDKIAVIRREQAEGKLVAMTGDGTNDAPALAQADVGLAMNTGTVAAKEAANMVDLDSDPSKIIEVVAIGKQLLITRGALTTFSIANDIAKYFAIIPAMFMVAIPEMDVLNVMQLGSPLSAILSALIFNAVIIPLLIPLAMKGVAYKPMSAVQLLSRNIFIYGLGGVVAPFIGIKLIDLVVHLWI